The following are encoded together in the Zingiber officinale cultivar Zhangliang chromosome 8A, Zo_v1.1, whole genome shotgun sequence genome:
- the LOC122009258 gene encoding uncharacterized protein LOC122009258, giving the protein MSRLSFRPRPLDIHKKLPIVKSVKEFEDDDAPTATTSTRNSLLQRIATTYESEKHQNLGKRSSQEIPTPQFSSVETYERDYSRTFAQTTCYIRGRGARAEIGEFVEYDLDDDDEDWLEEFDYERKILSPEKFESLLFKLEILDHRARERAGVLTSTFGAPIPVLLQFDSAAEALQSLAVRSSILQSVYNYWKLKREQWQKPILRHLQPPPPVNDTNPYNVFRPREKAHRLHTRRMQRRENNVQSFEKLRQVRRSLEQARRVVEAVIKREEKKREFVECMVNLQRAQLKYKHEAQLVDDRTALSGFPESFKFTSSDDDDMDADYARAGPASVHPNYADSNFMAVHKELMRRESKQQYISDGRLQRMDPDEPIMLFTKPLDSDRLAAFGIMPPSRPPTDDGSGVPTFRGRIGRGGRIIFDRRDPHSQAPIDQETFPFAPFRRPHPPNG; this is encoded by the exons ATGAGTAGACTGTCATTTAGGCCTCGTCCTCTTGACATTCATAAGAAGCTCCCCATTGTAAAATCTGTGAAAGAGTTTGAGGATGATGATGCTCCCACTGCCACCACTTCAACCCGAAATTCTCTACTGCAACGAATCGCAACAACTTATGAGAGTGAG AAGCATCAAAATCTTGGAAAGAGATCTTCACAAGAAATTCCTACTCCCCAATTCAGCTCTGTGGAAACGTACGAAAGAGATTATTCTCGCACCTTTGCTCAAACAACTTGTTACATACGTGGAAGAGGAG CCAGGGCTGAGATTGGTGAATTTGTCGAGTATGATCTGGATGATGACGACGAGGATTGGCTTGAAGAGTTTGACTACGAGAGAAAAATCCTATCACCAGAAAA GTTTGAGTCCCTGCTGTTCAAGTTGGAGATTTTGGATCACAGAGCTCGAGAAAGAGCAGGAGTCCTAACATCCACATTTGGAGCTCCTATTCCTGTTCTTTTGCAGTTCGACTCCGCAGCAGAG GCCTTGCAATCACTTGCAGTACGTTCCAGCATTTTGCAGTCTGTATATAATTACTGGAAATTGAAG CGGGAACAGTGGCAAAAGCCTATTTTGCGTCACTTGCAG CCGCCTCCTCCAGTTAATGATACCAATCCATATAATGTGTTTAGACCCAGGGAAAAGGCACACCGACTTCATACAAGAAGG ATGCAAAGGAGGGAAAACAATGTTCAGTCATTTGAAAAACTTCGACAG GTCAGGCGTAGCTTGGAGCAGGCAAGGAGAGTGGTGGAAGCCGTAATTAAG agagaagagaagaagcgaGAGTTTGTGGAATGCATGGTCAATCTCCAACGTGCTCAATTGAAGTACAag CATGAGGCACAGCTTGTCGATGACCGAACAGCACTCTCAGGTTTTCCAGAATCATTCAAGTTTACTTCtagtgatgatgatgatatggatgCCGATTATGCACGAGCTGGGCCCGCCTCTGTCCATCCAAACTATGCAGATTCCAATTTTATGGCCGTCCACAAAGAGCTAATGAGGCGAGAATCAAAACAGCAATATATATCAGATGGACGTCTACAGAGGATG GATCCTGACGAGCCGATCATGCTTTTCACAAAACCTCTGGATTCAGATAGGCTTGCTGCCTTTGGCATCATGCCGCCATCTCGTCCGCCTACTGATGATGGTTCAGGCGTACCGACCTTCCGAGGCAGGATTGGTCGCGGGGGACGCATAATCTTTGATCGTCGTGATCCCCATTCCCAAGCTCCAATTGACCAGGAAACCTTTCCTTTTGCACCCTTTCGGAGGCCTCATCCGCCAAATGGCTAA